Genomic segment of Apium graveolens cultivar Ventura chromosome 7, ASM990537v1, whole genome shotgun sequence:
AATTCCGTTAATAATAAGCAGAATGATTCAATAATCGTGAACATCAGAATTTGGACTGCTCTCTTCTCAAATAAGCGATCACCTGCGTAACATAAGCACGCAAACAACATGGACAACTCTATCACAAGTGGCATTATCCGCCTAAAAATTTAGAGTTATTTGTAAAATACATCCTGTGATTTGTCCAAAATGTATTCTTTACCTATATTTTATATAACtgtattttgaatttttttattattttcagcGCGATAAATTGCACCATTTTCGATAAATTTGTTAAAAATCTCAAGGGCATTTTAGGAAATTAAAACATTTCATTATAATCAGATCATTATTTAAgttttttgaccctctaaatgatacttttcgaaaaaaattaaagaacgaaaattgtagagaacgaaaaaatcttttcaaaacaataacattcaaaattatcaaaaattttacgaagccaaaattaaataaaatctatatttgatgaatttattaaaaacaattatataaaaaaaatattccaattttgaacctttttatttcgagaaaatcttttttttttttttttttttttttttttttttgacaaatgcagaaAACTTTCATTAACTTCAATATAATAcagtcgggacaaacccccaactgtcgatacaaccaggtggtaaaacaaatatcatactaaaaacaattagatgatttgtttcctgatcgtttaacacatagaatttaaaaattcttgaaattaaaaacgaaataaAAGACATCCCGAGCAATCCAAATTGTGCCAACatctctgaaaatagcaacatcgcaattgaccatatcacataaaaacCATTGTTAGCCCAATGTTCAAAAACACCAATCACTGAGATTGGAAAAACGACACCACAGCTATCTACTTGCCGGACACcggctatagacatgccgaaaacaccccagctatctacatgccggataccagctatagacatgccgaaagtgtaaacacgtgaaagatgaacaatctttggttgtgaaaggtgagctcttgcaataatTAACACCGCTCCAGATTCGACGCAGGCTTTGCAGACCACCAAGAATATCAATAAACTCGTTCTCAACCGATTCAACACGAAATAAACCCAATCATAATtaaacaaaaacataacaaaacactccaaaaggagagacaaaacacacactccaaaaggagagacacGCAAACACCCAAAAAATTGGGTTTTATTGAAGGAAAATTAATAAGGATAAAAGAGAATGAAGGGTTGGGGCTTTCCACCGGAAAAAACCAGTGGAAGCCCCTTGATTTACTTGAAAATAAACAAACCCTAGGGGAGGAGAGAAGAGGAGGGAGGCGGCTAAACAGTTATGAGGAGAGAATGAGATGTTTAGTGATTTGTTAGATTATTTTTTTCCGAGAAAATCTTTTTATTCTCTACAACTTCCGTTCTTTAATTTTTTTCAGAATGTATCATTTAGAGGGTTaaaaaccttaaataaagatctgaaaataatttaatattttcaTTTCCTAAAATACCCTGAAAATTttaacaaaattaataaaaatggTGCAATTTGTCACGCCGAAAATAGTAAAAAAATGTAAAATGTAGTATTATATAAAATATAGGTAAAAAATATATTTTGACCAAATTACGAGAATACATTTTACAAATAACTCTAGGTTTCAAGGAGAATAAAGAAACAGTACTTTGACAAGAACAAAATTCTCTTGCATTCAACCAGCAAAGAATGACCGAGAAAGATATCATGAGTTGTTATTTTTTAACTTCAACAAAAAAACAGCTTTGTCCTGAATCAGAAGGGACAGGTCAGGCACAACTTACGATCTCACGCTGCGGTAAATCCTCTTTTCCAGAATCTTAAAACTTGTAATAATCATCTATCTCAAACAGTTTAGTGACCTCGGAGGCTGTTCTTTTATCTAATATGCCTTGGTTTTCTAGATAATTGTTGCTTCCCGGGTGTTGTGACTAGAGTGAGTTACGAGTTCGGCTCGTAAAATATTCGAATTCGGCAATGTTAATATGGAGCCAAGCTTAAGTTCGTGATATTCGAATTCTATATCAATCAAACAGAACTCGAATTTTAAATTACTCGGGCTCCTAAAAATTGTGTGTCTAATCGAGCTGAACTCAAACATATCAAACTTTTTATGAGTCCATTTTTTAAGTTAAAAATTACAGATTCCGTCAGGTCAAACTCGAGCCTCAACTATTTAGTCGAACTCGAGCCTGACAGTCCGACAGTATTTCTGTTCCACTACACTGTGGTTGTCCCTGATTAATTCGGCATAGGTTATTGGGTTACTACCAGGCACACAAATAATATTTTCCAATTGGTAGACACATGATACATGTCTCGAGGCTCACAGTCACCGGCATATACGCACATTGGACTTGGGAGTAGTACTGATTTACAGTTATATTCCTCTCAGCAGAGTGGATTTTAAATCTTCTATGTTTTACGGCCTAATAGTACTAAAGAAATTTATTTATGTATGAACCCTCAGCTGGAATCTCAGTTACACCTTTTCAATTCACATTTTTAATTTGTAATGTATTTGATCCTAAACTGTCAAAAAAATGTATTTGATCAGAACTCTTAATGTAAATATCTTGGCTTGACTGATTATTTATTTAACAAACACGTGATTTACCAAAAAAGAAAATCCGTGGAAGGAAGATCAACTAACAACAGTCTCCGCAGACCATCTCGATTATGGGTAATTTAAAAGTACAGACCATCTCTCAAAAACAAAAATTACTAACTACATCAAAGAAGCAAAAGAATAGAATAATAAGGTTCAGTCAAAGATCAATTCCTTGATACACTCTAAAAAATCATCCTAGGAATTTCCGACGCTGATTTTATCTTTGAAAATTAGTGGATCACCTTCCGGAAGCTAGATTACTTCCTATGGAAAGATCACTCCACAAACCACTTTTCTTTCTCTACCTCCTCCTACTACTATATTACAGCCAACCATACTAACAATTTCATAACTATCATACCACCAAAAAAGGTACCAGCATACGTGATGCGAGCAGGCGAACCTGAAGCCTTAGAATCTGCAGCCGAAGCTGTGCTGTTTAGAAATGTTCCATTATTGCCACTACTGCACACACGAAAtgaaattgatatattttaactgCTATAAATTTATAAAGTTTGAAGCATAATTAGAAATTATACATTTTTATCGAGGCAAAAATGTACCTGTTAGAAAACATGCAAGAACCATGACCTGTGTAAATTCATAGCCAAACAACATTCATGTTTAAGGTTTTTGAAATAGAAAAGTAATGAAAACATATTACACACTATGACTGATATACAGAGAAAAACAGAATCTTACTTGGATCAGTTGTGGTGACTGCAGCTACTCCATTGAAGTCGCAACTGCCAGGAGCCTTTCCCATCAACTGATAATATCTGTCGAACGCATAAGTTGCATGTGCAGCCACATTGTCAGGATCATAACAAGATTGCCCCTGCAACAACGGTGCACAATCTACTTTGCCTGGTCCACATGCCCAATCTAAAGCAGCCTGCAGCATTTTTGAATCTGCTCCTTCCTTTGCAGTACAGAATGTCTGATTTGCAGTATCATTTGCCAACACTGATCCTGACCCTGTTAACTGTAGGGTATATATTGGCACTCCATTATCATTAAACAATCCCCAGTTCTTCTCTGACAGTGGCCCAGATTTTGTGTCTTCATTATATAGCTCGTAAATGTAAGTACTAACTGCAATACCAGGGTGTTTGGGAGTTCCAGTTTTGTTTGGGTCTAGTACATGCTTTATCAAATTGCTGTTATAAGTGTTGGCGTTTTCTAATGTAGCATCTGGTTCATTAGAATCGCCTTTAGATGGCCAGCCTGATTCAGTTACCATAACAGGAATATTTGTGAAGTTGAGGAAAGACATGGCAAAGTAAGCAGCATCCACCATAGCATCAAATACATTGGAGTAATGAACGAGTGTGTTTGCATCAACTGCTTCTTTGTTTGCAGGAAGAGGTTCAAAGAGTGCATAATCTAGTGGAATAACACCATTCGAACTCATGAAGTCATAGTAAGGATATAAATTTAACATTAAATATGAACCCGATGACTGCAAAAAACTGAGCAAGGGAATCAAAATTGGATTCCAAGAGTGATTGAAGAAAGCTTGCGAAGGTGGAAATGAGTCGAGGATGATTGATGAAGAAAGGGGTGTTGAAACCTTAATTTGCCTGTCAAGATTAGATGCAACAAGGGCTGAATGGATGAACTTAAGGGCAGATACCAGTATACGGGCTGCATTGGGGAGTGCAGTTAGTACCTCAGAACCTACACAAATGGTTGTGATGTTGGTAGCTGGGTAATGTGCTACGACATTCTGGGCTACCCAATTAGCCGCTGTAGAATTGGATTGTCCGATTCCTAAAAGCTGTTCGTTTGGGACAGACACTGCAACTTTAATACCTGTATTAGCAAGTGCAAGAAGCATGCCACGGTCTGCATTGTAGAGACGTACATGTCGGATTTGCTGGGCTTTCAGCAAGGCTACAACTTGAGTTGGGTGTGGCATGTCCGAAAGGTCTGTTCCAATATTTACGCCAATGAAAGCATCTGCAAGAAAGGAGGGACCATTTTTAATTTGCATCTGGTAAACACCACATATTCACTGCTCGTGTACTTATTATAAGATCCCCTGTTAATGAAAACTAGAAAGACTACATGATATCTTATTTGACTCTTTTGACATTCTGACAAACTCAAGTAGTCAACAACATAAGTAAGACATTAGAAGACAGGAACGTAGCACAGGCTTTAACCTCAACACGGCATAAATATTCAGCACTTCTAAATTCTGTTGAGAATATCGGACAGGATAATAATGAAGTATGTGAATGTTTTTTATCAACTCTATGATCATGTTACATGTATATTATTGAGCAGGGGCATGCAGAAAACCTTCAAACAAGAGTGTTTACTTTCAGGAAATGTGCATCTTTGTGTTACCAAGGCAAAGTAATAGAAAGTGATCCAACACCAAAAGACAATGCTGCTTAAATTTGGTTTAATATTCATCTTCTACTCTTTAccattttttatttataaaatatcatCCAGCAATGAAATTGCAGACCATTAAATAAAAGTACTACCACTACAAAAACACAAGCTTGCTTCCAATCATTTTACACATCTACCTATATGTTAAAAAAGGTTCTTCCAAAATTATTTGGAGAAGAAATTACTTAAAGCAAGAAGTTGTTAATGTCAACAATTTCATTCCACAAGTCCAAGCTTTTGCTGTTTCAATACTACATTAGCGAACATTTCGCAATCACATTTCCTCAATATGCATGTAATGTAATTAACCCCCGTCCCCCTCTTAATTTGGATAACTTTTGAGTAGGACCTGCACAGATTTGTTACAACTTAAGAACACATTGCCTTTTGGTACTTAGTAAAGAGCAACATTTTCAATATTGGTTTTATATAAACCAAACTCTAGATACTTCATAGAACTCAAGTAAACAAAATAACTTCAAGTTGATACTCTACTCTATGTTGTTCTTACACCATGATTTCAGTTTTGTTTACTGTATAGTTAGCAAAAAAAAAGTATAATCAATCTTCTCAACTTTGCTAAATAACACAGTATGACATATAAAACAAGAGAAAACTTATGTAAAGAGCAAAGAACATTACTATTCTTACACTTTGCTCCTTTCTCACTTCTAGTATAACTATTTTTGTTTTAACATCAACAATAGGCAATGTCAAGAGTTGTTACTTCCTCTAATCAAAACACAAACAAGTACATCTAACATACATATAACAACAAAACCCTTGGTAAATATTCCCATTGGTAACTAAATAAGTGCAGTTCAAGGGTTAAAATAACACATAGAGTCAAAATCTATGTGCCCATCTCAGCTCAACACCAAAACAACATAAAAATGGAGTCCTCAAACAATATATACTACAAATACACTTAACCCACAAACTATATTATCACAGCTCACAATAAAACTCCAACaatatatataaacacatatgCAAATACTGTTTCTTGTGAAAAAGTAAACAAAGATTACACACCTTCATCAGCGGAAACAGAAGCAAAAGCTAAAAGGAATAGAAGAAACAATGCCATTGATTCTTTACTTCAAAAGGCTCAGTCTTTCAAGAACTAGAGAGAGTGTTTAAAGAGTTTAGGTTGAAGGTGAGTAAAGATGTAATAAATGAAAAGAAAGTGTGGGGGTTACAAGTATTTAACATCAAAAGAAAGTACAATATTGTATTAGCTTGCTAATCTACCTGAATCATTGTATTAATCTTTTAATCTTATGCTAATAAATACACGTGAACAGTaaaaatcattaaaaaagtagTAATTCTATAAGGGGCATTGATCAAACGGCTGAGAAATATTCAAGAATTTCATAATGTGCATTATGTGGATTGGAGATTTTGGTTAGAACAAACAAATGAACTTTGTTGGGAGCCGTTGTCACAGTCACAAGCTATATTTAATAATCAAACAAAATAGTTGTCTTTTGTGTAAGGCATTGTAGATACAGAGGCACATACACCTATGCATACAGAGTAGAGTGACTGTGCTAGGGTAATACAGGGTCAAGCTGTCATATTGAGAGAACAAATGACAGGAACCCTGGTCTTGTTTCAGACAAAAAAAGGGCCCACAACGGTCATAATATACTCATATACATATATGTCTATGTAGTTTGTAGTACTTGTTTATTCATGGGTTTTGTAAGCTTTTTTGCAATTTGTGGGCATTGTgttttcttttcaattttattGTCATGTCCCGAGAATCTTTTGAGTGCTGTTAGCAATTTGCTTCGTTGGATTTTTAATTTACGTATCACTGGTTCCACAGCTAAATAGTACAAAGCTGTACTGCAAAGTTACATTGTTATTTGACGCTAAAATTAATAGTAATACACGTTAATAATTCCCCTCAAATATTTGAATATTCTCTTAATAACATTTAAATAAAGACTCGTTAAATTTAGCTTGAAACCTTGCACAAACATAAACactatatataatattagaagtTGTAAGATATAATAAACTTCCAATCATATCTTTATAAGTCCGAATATCAACATCTTTATCTTGTTCATCGGTTGTCAGCTTGATGACATCACTCATCGGTGTTGATTTCAACTTGATATTATTATAACTAAATCTTTCAAGTAAGTTCTTGTtgtttttaatatataaataccTTCAGGATTCTGCTTGATTTGTAAGCCCAAGAAAT
This window contains:
- the LOC141675267 gene encoding glucan endo-1,3-beta-glucosidase 2-like, with the protein product MALFLLFLLAFASVSADEDAFIGVNIGTDLSDMPHPTQVVALLKAQQIRHVRLYNADRGMLLALANTGIKVAVSVPNEQLLGIGQSNSTAANWVAQNVVAHYPATNITTICVGSEVLTALPNAARILVSALKFIHSALVASNLDRQIKVSTPLSSSIILDSFPPSQAFFNHSWNPILIPLLSFLQSSGSYLMLNLYPYYDFMSSNGVIPLDYALFEPLPANKEAVDANTLVHYSNVFDAMVDAAYFAMSFLNFTNIPVMVTESGWPSKGDSNEPDATLENANTYNSNLIKHVLDPNKTGTPKHPGIAVSTYIYELYNEDTKSGPLSEKNWGLFNDNGVPIYTLQLTGSGSVLANDTANQTFCTAKEGADSKMLQAALDWACGPGKVDCAPLLQGQSCYDPDNVAAHATYAFDRYYQLMGKAPGSCDFNGVAAVTTTDPSHGSCMFSNSSGNNGTFLNSTASAADSKASGSPARITYAGTFFGGMIVMKLLVWLAVI